The Microbaculum marinisediminis genome includes the window ACGGCGTGTTCAATGTCGTCAACGGCGACAAGGAGGCCGTCGACACGATCCTCACCGATCCGCGCATCATGGCGATCGGCTTCGTCGGTTCCAGCGCCATTGCCGAGTACATCTATTCGACCGGCACGGCCCACGGTAAGCGCGTCCAGTGCTTTGGCGGCGCCAAGAACCACATGATCGTCATGCCCGACGCCGATCTGGATCAGGCCGTCGACGCGCTGATCGGCGCCGGCTATGGGTCCGCCGGCGAGCGCTGCATGGCGATCTCTGTGGCCGTGCCCGTCGGTCAGCAGACCGCCGACGCGCTGATGGACAAGCTGATCCCGCGGGTGGAGAGCCTGAAGATCGGCCTGTCCAGCGACGTCGATGCCGACTACGGCCCGCTCGTCACCAAGGCGGCGCTCGAGCGCGTGAAAGGCTATGTCGATCTCGGCGTCAAGGAAGGCGCCAGGCTCGCCGTCGATGGCCGTGCCTTCACCATGCAGGGCTACGAGAACGGCTTCTTCATGGGCGGCTGCCTGTTCGACGAGGTGACCTCGGACATGACGATCTACAAGGAGGAGATCTTCGGCCCGGTTCTCTCCGTCGTCCGCGCCAAGGACTACGAGGAGGCGGCCGCGCTGCCGACCAACCACGAGTATGGCAATGGCGTCGCGATCTACACCCGCGATGGCGATGCCGCCCGCGATTTCGCCTCGAAGGTGAATGTCGGCATGGTCGGCATCAACGTGCCGATCCCGGTGCCGCTGGCCTATCATACCTTCGGCGGCTGGAAGCGCTCGGGCTTCGGCGATCTCAACCAGCACGGTCCGGACTCGATCCGCTTCTACACGAAGACCAAGACCGTGACGTCGCGGTGGCCGTCCGGAATCAAGGACGGCGCGGAGTTCGTCATCCCGACGATGCGCTGAGGCAGGCGCGGCCTCGCTTTCTTCACGCCATGCCCGGGGCGAGCCCGGGCATGGCGTGGGCGATAAACAGGCCATGACGAGAAACGGGCTGGACCGAAGGCGGGGAGGCCATGGACTTCTCTCTAAGCGAGGAACAGACGGCAATCCGCGATATGGCGCGCGACTTTGCGGGGGCCGAACTCGCGCCCCATGCCGATGAGTGGGACCGCCGGAAGCATTTCCCCGTCGACGCGCTGCGGGCCGCCGCCACGCTCGGCATGGGCGGCATCTATGTGCGCGAGGATGTCGGCGGCTCGGGCCTGACCCGGCTCGACGCCGCGCTGATCTTCGAGGCGCTGGCCACCGCCTGTCCGTCCACCGCCGCCTATATCTCGATCCACAACATGGCCGCGTGGATGGTCGACGCCTTCGGCAACGACGAGCAGCGCCAGAAGTGGCTGCCCGGCCTGTGTTCGATGGAGCTGCTGGCCAGCTACGCCCTGACCGAGCCCGGCGCCGGTTCGGACGCGGCAGCTTTGCGCGCCAGGGCGGTGCGCGATGGCGATCACTACGTTCTTGACGGCCAGAAGCAGTTCATCTCCGGCGGCGGCGAGACCGACGTCTATGTGGCGATGGTGCGCACCGGCGCCGACGGGCCCAAGGGCATCTCGACGCTGGTGATCCCCGGCGACACGCCCGGCGTGTCGTTCGGCGCCAACGAGGTGAAGATGGGCTGGAATACCCAGCCGACACGCGCCGTCATCTTCGAGGGCGCGCGGGTTCCCGTCGAGAACCGGCTGGGGCAGGAGGGCGACGGCTTCAGGATCGCCATGGCCGGCCTGGATGGCGGCAGGCTCAACATTTCCGCCTGTTCCCTCGGCGGCGCTCAGGCGGCCCTCGACAAGGCGGTCGGCTACATGGGCGAGCGCTCCGCCTTCGGCAGGCACCTCAAGGAGTTCCAGGCGCTGCAGTTCCGCGTCGCCGACATGGCGATCGAACTGGAAGCGGCGCGGACCTTCCTGTGGCGCGCCGCCTCGGCGCTCGATGCGAAGACGCCGGACGCGACCAAACTCTGCGCCATGGCCAAACGATACGTGACGGATATCGGCTTTGACGTCGCCAACCAGGCGCTGCAGCTGCATGGCGGCTACGGCTATCTGTCGGAATACGGGATCGAGAAGATCGTGCGGGACCTGCGGGTGCACCAGATTCTCGAGGGAACCAACGAGATCATGCGCCTGATCGTGGCGCGGGAGATATTCGGACGGTGACGGGCGAACCCGAAATTCTGTTCGAGAAACGCGGCTGCGCCGGCCTGGTCACGCTGAACCGGCCGAAGGCGCTGAATGCGCTGACGCTGAACATGGTCCGGGCGCTGCATCCGCAGCTGATCGAATGGGCGAACGATGCCGACATCGAGCGCGTCGTCGTCCGCGCCGCTGGCGAGAAGGCGTTCTGCGCCGGGGGCGATATCCGCCAGCTCTACGACTGGGGAAGGGCGGGCGATCCCATGGCGCTGACCTTCTACGCGGAAGAATATCGCCTCAACACCTACATCAAGCGCTATCCCAAGCCCTATGTCGCCCTGATCGACGGCATCGACATGGGCGGCGGTGTCGGTATCTCCGTGCATGGCAGTCATCGGGTCGCGGGCGGACGCACGATGTTCGCCATGCCCGAAACGGGCATCGGCCTGTTTCCCGATGTCGGCGGCACCTACTTCCTGCCGCGCCTGCCGGGAAAGGTCGGCACGTGGCTTGCGCTCACCGGCGCGCGGTTGGGGCAGGCCGATGTGGTCGAGACCGGGGTCGCGACCCATGCGGTCGCTTCGGACAGGTTCGCGGCGCTCACCGAAGCCCTATGCAATCCCAGTAACTTGGATGAGATCCTTGAATCGTTTTCTCAGCCGCCGTCCGGCACCACGGTTCCCGAGCTGCAATCGCTGATCGATCGTTGCTTCTCCGGCGCGACCGTCGAGGCGATACTGTCCCGGCTCGACTCGGAGACCGGCGCGCAGGCCGAATGGGCGGTGAAGGCCGCGGCCACGATCCGCACCAAGTCTCCGACGAGCCTGAAGATTGCGCTCCGTCAGATGCAGGTGGGCGCCAAAGCCGATTTCGAGGACTGCATGCGTACCGAATTCCGCGTCGTCGCCCGGGTCTTGAAGGGGCACGACTTCTTCGAGGGCGTACGCGCCGTGATCATCGACAAGGACAACGCGCCGAAATGGCGCCCAGACAGCCTGTCGGATGTCTCCGACGCCGACGTCGATGCTGTTTTCGCGCCCTTGGGCGCGGACGAGCTCGATCTGACCGGATTGGATCGCGTCTAGATGCCGCTTCAGTTCGCCAAGGCGGCGCCGCTCGCCCCGACCGTCCTGCTCTGGTATCTGCGCTCGCTGGCTTTCTTCTATTTCGTCAACGGCCTGATGCACTGGGCGCGGATCATCGGCGTGCTCGGCCCCGGCTTCGAGACCATGCCGGCCCACGTGCAGGTCGCCACGGTCTATTTCGCGCTCCTGCAGGTCGTCGCCGCCGTCGGATTGTGGTGCGGGGCGGCCTGGGGCGTGGCGGCCTGGCTGTTCTCCGCGGTCGCGGAACTCGTGATGCATATCGGCTTCGCCGATCTGTTCGGCTCGGCCTGGCTCATCGTGGCGTTCCACTCCATGACGATCCTTGTCTATGTCGGGCTGGCCTGGTGGACGGGCACGCCGGAAAATACGGGCGAAATCCTGCGCATGCCGGAAGAATAGGCGTGTCGCGGACCTATAAAGGGAGGAAGCGATGGCGACGGTAGGCTTTATCGGACTGGGCAACATGGGCGGGCCGATGGCCGCCAATCTGGTCAAGGCCGGTCATGCGGTGCAGGGCTTCGACCTTTCCGAAGACGCGAAGGCGCGCCTGGCCGAAGCCGGCGGCACGCCCTGCGGTTCGGCCGCGGACGCGGTGTCCGGCGCCGAGGTCGTCGTCACCATGCTGCCCGCCGGCCGCCACGTCGAAGCGGTCTATCTCGGCGACGCGCAATCAGGCGAGGGGGGCCTGATCGCGGCCGCCGCCAAGGGGACGCTGTTCATCGATTCCTCGACCATCGACGTGGCCACCGCCCGCAAGGTCGCGGCTGCCGCCGAGGCCGCGGGCATGGGCATGATCGACGCCCCGGTCTCTGGCGGCGTCGGGGGCGCCCAGGCGGGAACATTAACGTTTATGGTCGGCGGCCCCGAGGCGGCGTTCGATCAGGCCCGGCCGTTCCTGGATCGGATGGGCAAGACGATCGTCCACGCCGGCGGCGCCGGCAACGGCCAGGCGGCGAAGATCTGCAACAACATGATCCTCGGCATCTCGATGATCGGCGTATCCGAGGCTTTCGTGCTGGCCGAGAAGCTCGGTCTCGACCACCAGAAGCTGTTCGACATCTCCTCCACCGCGTCTGGCCAGTGCTGGTCGCTGACGACCTATTGCCCGGTTCCCGGGCCTGTTCCGACGTCTCCGGCCAACCGGGACTATCAGGCCGGCTTCACCGCCGACATGATGCTGAAGGACCTGAAGCTGGCCCAGGATGCGGCCAACAGTTCGGGCGCCAACACGCCGCTCGGTGCCGAAGCGGCACAGATTTACGGTTTGTTTGCAGGAGAAGGAAACGGTGGTCTGGACTTCTCCGGGGTCGTCAAGTTCTTGCGAGGTAAAAGGTAAATCATTCGGAAATTTCAATTTTCTAGAAAATTAAGCCTGACTTTTAAGGCCATCTTAGTCTGCTCCGTTTAGGCTGATCGACAAGTGGGGAACACCACATAGTCGAACAGTGAGGCAGTCAGATGAGCGTAGCAATCGCCAATCAGGTGGTGGCGGGACACTCCGCAGAAGATGAAGAGCTTAAGCCGCGGTATCTCGAGGCGTTGACCTTGGTCGAGCGCCTGCATCGCCGGCTTCTCGACGTTATCAAGGACGAGTTCGACCGCGAGGGCCGGGCCGACGTCAACAGCGTCCAGGCGCTGCTGTTGTTCAATATCGGCGATTCCGAGTTGACGGCGGGTGAACTGCGCACCCGCGGTTATTATCTGGGCTCGAACGTGTCCTATAACCTTAAGAAGCTGGTCGAGGGGGGGTATGTCCATCACCAGCGTTCGACGGTGGACCGGCGTTCCGTGCGGATTTCCCTGACCGAGAAGGGCCAGGAAGTGCACAACATCATCGCCTCTCTCTATGACCGCCACCTGAGGTCCATCGAGAAGGTCGGCGGCCTTGGCTGCGATGATTTCGACCGTCTCAACCGGTCCCTGCAGAAGCTGGAACGCTTCTGGACCGACCAGATCCTCTATCGGCTTTGAGGGATCGGCCGGCTGCCGGCCGCTCTCCTGTCGAAGGCCCCGGCCGCGTGCCGGGGCTTTTGGCGCGTGTAGCCGGGCAGTGTTGATCGGGTCCGCGAGGATCGGACCTGCGATTTTTCCCGATCGACTATGCGAAACGAAGTCTAGTCGCCATATTCCAGCCAAGATGGGTTGTTGTTCGTTAACCCTCGAAGTGTTACAGACCGGGTATTGTACGAACGAGGTTCGCGGGCGCGTCTGACGCGCCGTTGTTTGCGAGCCGGGGGCCCGGAACCCTACTTGCGGCACGGGTGCGGATGGCGATGAAACTGCACGACCGACTTTTCGGACTGGCACTGGCCGGGACCGTATTCGCGGCGCCTGCCGCGGCACTGGCGAACAATGCCGGAAACGGCACGTGGTTCGATTCCCTGTTATCGAAGAGCAACAGCAACACGCGCGTCGCCGTCAGTCAGCAGTCCGATCCGTCGCTGCCGACCTTCGACAAGGGCGGCGCGGAGTGGAGCGACCGCTTCGATCCCTCGTCGGATACGCTGAGCTTCACCTTCGACTCGCGGCAGCCGACCCTGAGCGCACAGACCGTCGCGAACATCCAGACCGCCATCGACACCTATATGGCAATTGCCGGACGCGGCGGCTGGGGCCAGGTCCCCGGCGGCCAGGTCCTGCGTGTCGGCCTGTCGCACAAGAACGTCGCGGCGCTGCGCGCGCGTCTGATCGCCTCCGGTGATCTGAATGCCGCCGCCGGCGTGTCGAACACGTTCGATACCTATGTCGAGGCCGCCGTCCGTCGCTTCCAGGCCCGTCATGGCCTGCTGCCCGACGGCATGGTGCGCGACGAGACGCTGGCCGAGCTGAACGTGCCGGTCGACGTCCGCATCACCCAGCTCCGCACCAATCTCGTGCGGGTCCAGGCGATGTCGGCCGATCTCGGCGACCGCTACGTCATGGTCAACATCCCCGCCGCCGAAGTGGAAGCGGTGGAGAACGGCACTGTCGCCTCGCGCCACACCGCCGTCGTCGGCCGCAAGGATCGTCAGTCCCCGATCCTGACCAAGAAAGTCCTCTACGTGAGCTTCAATCCTTACTGGACGGTGCCCAAGAGCATCATCCGCAAGGACATCATCCCGAAGATGCGGGAGGATCCCGACTATCTGACCCGCTACAAGATCCGCATTCTCAACGGCAAGGGCGACGAGCTCGACCCCTCGCAGGTGGATTGGAACACCAACGAGGCCGTCGACTACATGCTCAAGCAGGATCCGGGCGACCAGAACTCGCTGGGCTCGATCCGCATCAATTTCCCCAACCAGCACGCGGTCTACCTGCACGATACCCCGCAGCAGACCCTGTTCGGCCAGAACGCCCGCTTCCATTCATCAGGCTGCGTGCGCGTCCAGAACGTCCGTCAGCTCGTCGACTGGCTGTTGCAGCCCAACGGCGACTGGTCGCGCACCAAGATCGACGCGGTGGTGCGCTCGGGCGAACGCATCGACGTCAGCCTGAGAAAGGCGACGCCGATCTATTTCGCCTACATCACCGCCTGGGCCACGTCCGATGGCGTCGTGCATTTCCGTCCCGACATCTACGACCAGGACGGTCCTGGCGCGCCGCTGGCGTCCGATATCTGATGGCCGTTCGCCGCGGAGGCGCCGGCACGCCGGCGCGCCGTGGGTCCGCCGCCCCGGAAAGGGGCGAGATCTACCTCGAATACAGCCTTTTGAGCGGCCAGATGCGCGTGGCCGCGATCGATGCGGAAACGGGCGTCGAGGTCGTTGTTTTCGGTCCCGCCAATGTCTCGCAGGACGACATCGGCCAGTTGGCCGTGCGGAAGTTGAAGCGGCGTCTTGCCGCATCGGCGGACGACGGCACCAGCCGTCCCGATCCGACCGGGAAACCCGACGGTTCCCGATACGCTTAGCCTGAACGCCTGTCTGGTTCGCGACGCTTCGCGGACCGGTTCCGCTGTCTCCCTGCGCCGCATCCTCGGTTGGCCGTCCCTACAAGCTGTGGTATTGCGCAGGCGAGATCGCCGGCCGATCTAGTCGCGGCCGGCGACGTTCCTCTCACCCTCGAGAACCGGGAATTCTGCCAATGTCGGTGAACCAGCCGTCCGATTTCACGTCCGCGAGCCGCGCTTTCTTTGGCGCCGGCGTTGCCGATGCCGACCCCGAACTGGCCGAGGCGATTCGCGGCGAACTCGGTCGTCAGCGCGACGAAATCGAGCTGATTGCATCCGAGAACATCGTTTCGCGCGCCGTTCTCGAGGCTCAGGGCTCGGTTCTCACCAACAAATACGCCGAGGGCTATCCCGGCCGGCGCTACTACGGCGGCTGCCAGTTTGTCGACGTCGCCGAAAACCTCGCGATCGACCGCGCCAAGCGCCTGTTCGGCTGCGCGTTCGCCAACGTTCAGCCGCACTCGGGCTCGCAGGCCAACCAGGCCGTGTTCATGGCGCTCGCCAAGCCGGGCGACACCATTCTGGGGCTCAGCCTCTCGGCGGGCGGACACCTGACCCACGGATCGCCGGTCAACGTGTCTGGCAAGTGGTTCAATGCCGTTCATTACACGGTGCGCCGCGACGACCAGCAGGTCGACATGGACGAGGTCGCGCGCCTGGCCGAGGAGCACAAGCCGAAGATCATCATCGCCGGCGGCTCGGCCTATCCGCGCATCTTCGATTTCGCGAAGTTCCGGCAGATCGCGGACGCGGTTGGCGCCCATCTGATGGTCGACATGGCCCATTTCGCCGGGCTCGTCGCCGCGGGCGTGCATCCCAGCCCGTTCCCCCACGCCCACGTGGTCACCACCACCACCCACAAGACCCTTCGCG containing:
- a CDS encoding CoA-acylating methylmalonate-semialdehyde dehydrogenase: MRTIGHFVGGKTVDGTSGRFGEIFDPNTGEVQAKVALASKAEVESIIDNAARAQTAWAAENPQKRARVMFRFLQLCQAEMESLAALLSSEHGKTIPDAKGDIQRGLEVVEFACGIPHLLKGEFTEGAGPGIDMYSMRQPLGVVAGITPFNFPAMIPLWKCAPAIACGNAFILKPSERDPSVPMRIAELFREAGLPDGVFNVVNGDKEAVDTILTDPRIMAIGFVGSSAIAEYIYSTGTAHGKRVQCFGGAKNHMIVMPDADLDQAVDALIGAGYGSAGERCMAISVAVPVGQQTADALMDKLIPRVESLKIGLSSDVDADYGPLVTKAALERVKGYVDLGVKEGARLAVDGRAFTMQGYENGFFMGGCLFDEVTSDMTIYKEEIFGPVLSVVRAKDYEEAAALPTNHEYGNGVAIYTRDGDAARDFASKVNVGMVGINVPIPVPLAYHTFGGWKRSGFGDLNQHGPDSIRFYTKTKTVTSRWPSGIKDGAEFVIPTMR
- a CDS encoding isobutyryl-CoA dehydrogenase, yielding MDFSLSEEQTAIRDMARDFAGAELAPHADEWDRRKHFPVDALRAAATLGMGGIYVREDVGGSGLTRLDAALIFEALATACPSTAAYISIHNMAAWMVDAFGNDEQRQKWLPGLCSMELLASYALTEPGAGSDAAALRARAVRDGDHYVLDGQKQFISGGGETDVYVAMVRTGADGPKGISTLVIPGDTPGVSFGANEVKMGWNTQPTRAVIFEGARVPVENRLGQEGDGFRIAMAGLDGGRLNISACSLGGAQAALDKAVGYMGERSAFGRHLKEFQALQFRVADMAIELEAARTFLWRAASALDAKTPDATKLCAMAKRYVTDIGFDVANQALQLHGGYGYLSEYGIEKIVRDLRVHQILEGTNEIMRLIVAREIFGR
- a CDS encoding enoyl-CoA hydratase/isomerase family protein, coding for MTGEPEILFEKRGCAGLVTLNRPKALNALTLNMVRALHPQLIEWANDADIERVVVRAAGEKAFCAGGDIRQLYDWGRAGDPMALTFYAEEYRLNTYIKRYPKPYVALIDGIDMGGGVGISVHGSHRVAGGRTMFAMPETGIGLFPDVGGTYFLPRLPGKVGTWLALTGARLGQADVVETGVATHAVASDRFAALTEALCNPSNLDEILESFSQPPSGTTVPELQSLIDRCFSGATVEAILSRLDSETGAQAEWAVKAAATIRTKSPTSLKIALRQMQVGAKADFEDCMRTEFRVVARVLKGHDFFEGVRAVIIDKDNAPKWRPDSLSDVSDADVDAVFAPLGADELDLTGLDRV
- a CDS encoding DUF6163 family protein, with the translated sequence MPLQFAKAAPLAPTVLLWYLRSLAFFYFVNGLMHWARIIGVLGPGFETMPAHVQVATVYFALLQVVAAVGLWCGAAWGVAAWLFSAVAELVMHIGFADLFGSAWLIVAFHSMTILVYVGLAWWTGTPENTGEILRMPEE
- the mmsB gene encoding 3-hydroxyisobutyrate dehydrogenase gives rise to the protein MATVGFIGLGNMGGPMAANLVKAGHAVQGFDLSEDAKARLAEAGGTPCGSAADAVSGAEVVVTMLPAGRHVEAVYLGDAQSGEGGLIAAAAKGTLFIDSSTIDVATARKVAAAAEAAGMGMIDAPVSGGVGGAQAGTLTFMVGGPEAAFDQARPFLDRMGKTIVHAGGAGNGQAAKICNNMILGISMIGVSEAFVLAEKLGLDHQKLFDISSTASGQCWSLTTYCPVPGPVPTSPANRDYQAGFTADMMLKDLKLAQDAANSSGANTPLGAEAAQIYGLFAGEGNGGLDFSGVVKFLRGKR
- the ldtR gene encoding transcriptional regulator LdtR translates to MSVAIANQVVAGHSAEDEELKPRYLEALTLVERLHRRLLDVIKDEFDREGRADVNSVQALLLFNIGDSELTAGELRTRGYYLGSNVSYNLKKLVEGGYVHHQRSTVDRRSVRISLTEKGQEVHNIIASLYDRHLRSIEKVGGLGCDDFDRLNRSLQKLERFWTDQILYRL
- a CDS encoding L,D-transpeptidase family protein, whose translation is MKLHDRLFGLALAGTVFAAPAAALANNAGNGTWFDSLLSKSNSNTRVAVSQQSDPSLPTFDKGGAEWSDRFDPSSDTLSFTFDSRQPTLSAQTVANIQTAIDTYMAIAGRGGWGQVPGGQVLRVGLSHKNVAALRARLIASGDLNAAAGVSNTFDTYVEAAVRRFQARHGLLPDGMVRDETLAELNVPVDVRITQLRTNLVRVQAMSADLGDRYVMVNIPAAEVEAVENGTVASRHTAVVGRKDRQSPILTKKVLYVSFNPYWTVPKSIIRKDIIPKMREDPDYLTRYKIRILNGKGDELDPSQVDWNTNEAVDYMLKQDPGDQNSLGSIRINFPNQHAVYLHDTPQQTLFGQNARFHSSGCVRVQNVRQLVDWLLQPNGDWSRTKIDAVVRSGERIDVSLRKATPIYFAYITAWATSDGVVHFRPDIYDQDGPGAPLASDI
- a CDS encoding DUF6898 family protein; the protein is MAVRRGGAGTPARRGSAAPERGEIYLEYSLLSGQMRVAAIDAETGVEVVVFGPANVSQDDIGQLAVRKLKRRLAASADDGTSRPDPTGKPDGSRYA
- the glyA gene encoding serine hydroxymethyltransferase; protein product: MSVNQPSDFTSASRAFFGAGVADADPELAEAIRGELGRQRDEIELIASENIVSRAVLEAQGSVLTNKYAEGYPGRRYYGGCQFVDVAENLAIDRAKRLFGCAFANVQPHSGSQANQAVFMALAKPGDTILGLSLSAGGHLTHGSPVNVSGKWFNAVHYTVRRDDQQVDMDEVARLAEEHKPKIIIAGGSAYPRIFDFAKFRQIADAVGAHLMVDMAHFAGLVAAGVHPSPFPHAHVVTTTTHKTLRGPRGGMVLTNDQDIAKKVNSAVFPGLQGGPLMHVIAAKAVAFGEALKPEFKVYAQNVVDNAKALADHLKGAGLDIVSGGTDTHLMLVDLRPKGLTGKVAEESLGRAHITCNKNGIPFDPEKPMITSGVRLGSPAGTTRGFGVAEFRDIGAMIVDVLEGLRKANAEDGNAAVEEAVRARALDLCRRFPIYED